The Meriones unguiculatus strain TT.TT164.6M chromosome 1, Bangor_MerUng_6.1, whole genome shotgun sequence genome has a segment encoding these proteins:
- the Acp1 gene encoding low molecular weight phosphotyrosine protein phosphatase isoform X1: MAEAGSKSVLFVCLGNICRSPIAEAVFRKLVTDENVSENWAIDSSAVSDWNVGRPPDSRAVSCLRNHGISTAHKARQITREDFATFDYILCMDESNLRDLNRKSNQVKNCKAKIELLGSYDPQKQLIIEDPYYGNDSDFEVVYQQCLRCCKAFLEKTR, encoded by the exons ATGGCAGAGGCTGGGTCCAAGTCAGTGCTGTTCGTGTGTCTCG GTAACATTTGCCGGTCACCCATTGCAGAGGCAGTTTTCAGAAAACTGGTAACTGATGAAAATGTTTCAGAGAAT TGGGCCATTGATAGCAGCGCTGTTTCCGACTGGAATGTGGGCCGGCCCCCAGACTCAAGAGCTGTCAGCTGCCTAAGAAATCATGGCATTAGCACAGCCCATAAGGCAAGACAG ATTACAAGAGAAGACTTCGCCACATTCGATTATATACTATGTATGGATGAAAGCAACCTGAG AGATTTGAATAGAAAAAGTAATCAAGTTAAAAACTGCAAAGCAAAAATTGAGCTACTTGGGAGCTATGATCCACAGAAACAGCTCATTATTGAAGATCCCTATTAT GGCAATGACTCTGACTTTGAGGTGGTGTACCAGCAATGTCTCAGGTGCTGCAAGGCCTTCCTGGAGAAGACTCGCTAG
- the Acp1 gene encoding low molecular weight phosphotyrosine protein phosphatase isoform X2, with protein sequence MAEAGSKSVLFVCLGNICRSPIAEAVFRKLVTDENVSENWRIDSAATSTYEVGNPPDYRGQSCMRKHGIPMNHIARQITREDFATFDYILCMDESNLRDLNRKSNQVKNCKAKIELLGSYDPQKQLIIEDPYYGNDSDFEVVYQQCLRCCKAFLEKTR encoded by the exons ATGGCAGAGGCTGGGTCCAAGTCAGTGCTGTTCGTGTGTCTCG GTAACATTTGCCGGTCACCCATTGCAGAGGCAGTTTTCAGAAAACTGGTAACTGATGAAAATGTTTCAGAGAAT TGGAGGATAGACAGTGCGGCTACATCCACCTATGAAGTGGGGAATCCCCCTGACTATCGAGGGCAGAGCTGCATGAGAAAACATGGCATCCCCATGAATCACATTGCCCGGCAG ATTACAAGAGAAGACTTCGCCACATTCGATTATATACTATGTATGGATGAAAGCAACCTGAG AGATTTGAATAGAAAAAGTAATCAAGTTAAAAACTGCAAAGCAAAAATTGAGCTACTTGGGAGCTATGATCCACAGAAACAGCTCATTATTGAAGATCCCTATTAT GGCAATGACTCTGACTTTGAGGTGGTGTACCAGCAATGTCTCAGGTGCTGCAAGGCCTTCCTGGAGAAGACTCGCTAG
- the Alkal2 gene encoding ALK and LTK ligand 2 isoform X2, which translates to MRVSRRPLLLVLLLLLSTVGDRGHAQPRGPADRQTLLRLLVELVQELKKFHTGDSKRLQLLGESDFALGRREATDYGAEQEEQRVGPLYFSPKCSKHFHRLYHNTRDCTIPAYYKRCARLLTRLAVSPMCMER; encoded by the exons ATGCGCGTGTCCCGGCGCCCGCTGCTCCtggtgctgctgttgctgctgagcACGGTGGGGGACCGGGGACACGCGCAGCCCCGGGGGCCTGCAGACCGGCAAACGCTGCTGAGGTTGCTAGTCGAGCTGGTCCAGGAGCTGAAGAAATTCCACACGGGAGACTCCAAGAGGCTGCAGCTCCTTGGAGAGTCCGACTTTGCCCTGGGCCGCAGAGAGGCCACGGATTATGGGGCAGAACAAGAGGAACAGAGAGTGG GTCCTCTTTACTTCAGCCCGaagtgcagcaagcactttcacAGACTTTACCACAACACGAGAGACTGCACCATCCCTGCAT ACTATAAGCGATGTGCCAGGCTACTTACCCGGCTGGCTGTCAGTCCCATGTGCATGGAGAGATAA
- the Alkal2 gene encoding ALK and LTK ligand 2 isoform X1, with protein MRVSRRPLLLVLLLLLSTVGDRGHAQPRGPADRQTLLRLLVELVQELKKFHTGDSKRLQLLGESDFALGRREATDYGAEQEEQRVEIVPRDLRMKDKFLKHLTGPLYFSPKCSKHFHRLYHNTRDCTIPAYYKRCARLLTRLAVSPMCMER; from the exons ATGCGCGTGTCCCGGCGCCCGCTGCTCCtggtgctgctgttgctgctgagcACGGTGGGGGACCGGGGACACGCGCAGCCCCGGGGGCCTGCAGACCGGCAAACGCTGCTGAGGTTGCTAGTCGAGCTGGTCCAGGAGCTGAAGAAATTCCACACGGGAGACTCCAAGAGGCTGCAGCTCCTTGGAGAGTCCGACTTTGCCCTGGGCCGCAGAGAGGCCACGGATTATGGGGCAGAACAAGAGGAACAGAGAGTGG AGATTGTTCCTCGAGATCTAAGGATGAAGGACAAGTTTCTGAAACATCTCACAG GTCCTCTTTACTTCAGCCCGaagtgcagcaagcactttcacAGACTTTACCACAACACGAGAGACTGCACCATCCCTGCAT ACTATAAGCGATGTGCCAGGCTACTTACCCGGCTGGCTGTCAGTCCCATGTGCATGGAGAGATAA